The sequence below is a genomic window from Lolium perenne isolate Kyuss_39 chromosome 7, Kyuss_2.0, whole genome shotgun sequence.
CCTACGAAATCAGAGATTATTCAGCTTTCGCATCTTGACCTGTTGCATTCAATGTTGTGTAGGCAAAAAAAAGTATTAGCACTACGCCTAGCACACGCTCCAATTTGCATTGAAAGAACTTCCAATAATCAAGTTGTGTTCCCTGATGCTTTTTATTATGCGAACCTCACTCTTTACCAAAATTCACATTAACCATGTAGGGCGGCTGGCAACAGCGACTAGCGGGGAGTCCTTGCACGCAATCACCTATAGAAGGCCATGCAACGCGTTTCTCACTCGGCAATCAAAACAAAGAGAGCACGGGATCTTTTACTGTGATTTGGCATGTACTTCTCTACATTGGGTAAAATTATTGCACACTTTTTTCTTCGTCTGCTCTTATTAGGGTTGCCACTCAATTCAAGAATTAGATAACTGGAAGATTTTGTAGTGTTTGACCGACATGGAATAAGTATGCCAGATGTTTAGTTGTAGACCTACTATCTCAAATATTATTGATTCTATTGATCTGGGATAGCTTTAAGATTATATATTTGATACACAAGAGATCCATGCCATTCGAATTTGGTATACTTCAGAACATCAAATATATGCCATTAGACTTTCTTTAAATATATTTTCAGACACAATGCCTTAAACCTGACTtggagaaggcctatgataaggccttgatttggagaaggcctatgataagatacctcggaatgccatgtggtgggccttggagaaacacaaagtcccaataaagtacattaccctcatcaaggatatgtatgataatgttgtgacaagtgttcgaacaagcgatggcgacactgatgactttccaattagaatagggctacaccaagggtcagctttgagcccttatctttttgatttggtgaggatgaggtcacaagggatatacaaggagacatcccatggtgtatggtctttgcggatgatgtggtgctagtcgatgatagccgaaagggggttaatagaaagttagagttgtggaggcgaactctcgaatcgaaaggtttaggcttagtagaactaaaactgaatacatgaggtgcagtttcagttctactaggcatgaggagggagaggttagccttgatgggcaggtggtaccggagagagacacttttcgatatttggggtccatgttgcagaaggatggagatatcgatgaagatgtgggccaccgaatcaaggctggttggatgaagtggcgccaagcttctggcgtactctgtgacaagagagtgccacaaaagctaaaaggaaggttttataggacagctatccgacctgcgatgatgtatggcgctgagtgttggccaacgaagagacgacatatccaacaattaagtgtagcagagatgcgcatgttgagatggatatgtggccacacaagaaaggatcgggtacggaacgacgacatacgggagagagttggagtagcACCGATTGAATagaagctggtccaacatcgtctcagatcgtttggacatatccaacggaggcctccagaagcgccagtgcatagcggacggataaagcgtgatgagaatgttaagaggggtcatggtagaccaaacttgacataGGAGGAGgccgttaagagagacctgaaggtttggaatatcgacaaagatttagccatggataggggtgcgtggaagttagctatccacgttccggaaccatgacttggcttcgagatctgatgggtttcaactctagcctaccccaacttgtttgggactgaaaggcttggttgttgttgttgttgttgttgttgttgttgttgttgttgttgttgttgttgttgttgttgttgttgttgttgttgttgttgttgttgttgttgttgttgttgttgttgttgttgttgttgttgttgttgttgttgttgttgttgttgttgttgttgttgttgttgttgttgttgttgttgttgttgttgttgttgttgtaatgcCTTAAACCTTTTTCTTCCGCTTTGAAGCAATTCACTGCAAAGTGCGTCATTTTAACTAGAACACACAATCGTCTGTTGTTTAGTACTTGTGCTAAATCGCTTCCAATATGGTAATAAAAGAGCAAAAATAATTACATGCTAAATTACACTTAATATCAGGATCCTTATTTGGGTATTGTTTTCATCATACGCAAGTCAGTTAGATGACATAATTGCACTCACACATTAGGGCAGTCAGTTAGATGTCGTAATTGCACGGGGAGAAACTACATGTTTAAACATCGCTTGAGTTTCAGTGCCCTTTTTTATATTCAATAAATATCAACTTGTAGCATGTGCCTTGCCCCGTCTTACAATTCTGCccctcctttttttttttgcgaattcaATTCTGCCCCTCCTTGACATTGCCTTCCTGTTGTTCTGCCGACTTCGAATGAACTTCTCCCACTTGTGCTTCACGCAATATCGGTGTTACGCATGTGCTGAACATTGTTGTCTCGCCATTTGCGGACTTCGTCGAGCTTCGTTCGCCCGTGCTTCGCCCATGGTACATCGTTCGGCTAGGATGCGAGGAGCTAAGAAGAGACCTCTAGTGAACTAAGGCGATGATGCACGTGGTCACTGTAAAAGAGGAAAAGGAAATACTAACAAGATATGTTTGTATGTTATCTCATAGCAACTCCAAATTCATGGGTGAACAAAATATTAGTGCATaagggccagtggcatgttgaagTAGGAGGACTACGAGAGTATGTAGTGGGGTTGTTGGAGTGTGTTGACTATTGAAGTAAAATGAGGATATGAAAAAACATTTGATTCCCCATGGTAGTGCATAGGCATTTAATTGTGAAAATCAAAGTGTTGTTTGGACTAATTAAAAAAGAATTATTTCTCCCGTTAAACATGTGTTTGCAGCACCCATGTTTTGTGACACAATAATACATCCAAAAGAAGATGTTATTGAGTTTATAGATAGAACGCCTCATATCACATGTGTGAGACTTGCGGTAGAATGGTAACAAGACCTAGAACTTGAAACCATTCACAACAATATTGTCTTGCTATTGTGTTCGGTATTATCATGTCGTAGTATAGTATGATATCTTTGATTTATTTTGATTTTCTATAGTGTGTTGtgaattatatatgtgcattgagaaataaaatttaaagacccgtagcaacgcacggataTTTGTACTAGTACAAAAAAATGTCAGATGGTGCAACACTGTTTAGCTGTATTTATTCTTGTTTCACACTTTGAACAATGATGAAGCACAATACAAAAGAACAACATGAGGCAAGGAAAAAAGATTGTCCAGAAACTTACTTCAATATTTCAATATTGTTTATCATCTATCCAACTTAATTGCAAAACTACTTGAAAAAAATAATCGCATGTTCTGTTTCGCAGACCACACTCAGCATTGGAAACTTATATACTTACGTAATCAACTCTAGCTCTGCTGATTTAGGGGCCTCAGCAGGGAGATCAAGGCAGCAACCCGGAACTGATGCTTGGACGTCGTATATTTGGGGATATACCGGGGTGGAGAAGAAGTTGTGCACGGTGCCGCCATGGGGAAGATGCTTCAAGGCATGCATATGAGGACCAGAGGCTTTGGGAAGGTGTACAgactctagaagagtccggaagcaaAGGAGCGTTAAAATGGCATCAGTCCACGTTGAAATCCTAATGATGCTtgtatttgcaatatcaaaagttccTGGCACGCTCTTGTTGCATGGATCTAGAGGGCCATGTACGTGGTTTTGTTTGATCTCTCAAAACACTGAGCGTGGCATTTTGTAACTTGGGccacatttttttttttgacaaaagAAATATATTAGTATCGATAGCTACCAATTACACATAGCCTCTGTAACGACGCAACACAGTAACCTAatagtagtacggatgcacacagctaaaaaacaaaaaaaaaagaaaactaaaaaaaagTCCCTCTACGGTACTCCAGTCCTAGCAAAAACAGTACAACCACCATCAAGAGAACACCTGAAATTCAGGCTCTCCACCAATGACGGCTCCAAGAAAGGAACAGTGCACAAGTGTCGTAGTCGCCtgtatttcaaaattttaaaattgCATTTCATAGTTTCAAAAAATTAGGAACAAAAATTCTATAGGTAGCCAATGATGTACTCTACGACTGTGAAAATAAAAGCAATACAAAAGACTCAGTATTTTGAGCTGTGCAAAATTCACAAATCCATAAATCTGAAAACATGAACAGTGTAGATTTTAAAACCTCCAACATTTGTCAgaatttatcatttttgtgtagcctctAATATAACATATTTCATCTGAAGAATTTGCACAGAGGTACAGTACATCATTAGCTACATtcagatttttttcagatttgttgaattcaaattttgcaaaaaaaaaacaggctACATGCATGTAGCTGGGGCTACACTTTGAGTTTTCCCAAAACATTTCTTTATACACACTGTGTAAACTACATAACTATGTGTGAAGAAGTGAAACACATGTTGAACACGGAAGAGATTATCAGAAAGAGAAACAAGCATGGCTGAATACAGTGGCAAAATGTTTAATTTAATGAAAAGGAACATCGCACATGTAAGCATTGATGAGGGGTCCCAATCCATCAACAGATAAAGTATTTTTTTTCTTCATGCATGATCGACTGACTGAAGTATAAAATTGTTTATACATTTTACTTCCATTTTTAGCTTCGTCGATATCTCATCCTAGAGATGCCCTGCATTTGTCTTTGTCTTACATAAATAGAAATTTAGTTATGGGCCATTGCACCATAGGAACAAGGATGTGGGAATCCTACGAGATGAGTCAATACATAGTAATGCTAAAAAATAATTAACATGGGATTGAATCTGTGTGGAAAAAAATATGCGTCTAACACGAACGTTTTTTTCAACCGCTACCTCTTAAATTAGCAGATCATGTCCTTCCAGTCGAGCTTTTAGATGGTGTACAGGCGTAGTCAGAATTGTTCTTGGTGAAGGTGCTCAAGCTGGTGTTACGGCTGAGGAGAGCCTCCACGTCGTTGAACATTGCCCATGTTTTCGGTCGCTTTGATTGCAACAATTGGATGGAAAATTTATTGACTATTGCTTCTCTTATCTAGCTATTACATATTTGCGAGTGAATTTCACTTTTTACCCTCTACTTATTCATTTGTGATACTAATTACCTCATCGAGTGAAAATTCATGTAGATTACCAATTTTGAAAGATTTGGACCCTTGTTTTCTGATGTGTATCCATTGGAAAAGGTGTTAGGTGATGATCAGGATCCAAAAAGATCAAGACGATAGCGAAGAATGGACAATATGGACTAAAGAAGTATGGGCATAATCGTCCATGAGGCCCTCTGATATTTACATATTTTGTCGCTCCACATCAACGTATGATGCCTATCCTATCGAGCAATTACAAGAAAAATGTTAAATTATGGCGAAACCATGTTTAAAGTCTCAAAACGGGATATTTTGGTAGAAACTCCACTAAATGGGGTAATATGTTTCACAGTTGCAAAACTACAAGGTAAAAAGTAGAATTCACTCTATATTTGCTGAAAATACTGAAAACTCCGATTTGCGGTTTTACGCGCGGTTCTGAACGAGCAGATCCCGGAAATGGGAACCGTAAAACCGTATATGTATATTCCCATTTGCGTGATATATTTGATCAGAGACTGCACGAAACCGCAAAAACTTGTTTTAGCGCCCCGAATACTTTTTTTAAGGGCTGAAAATGGGAACCATAAACCCTATTTGGTTTTACTGTTTgtgactagctatgttactctatTCTAAAAAGAATACACATTGTTTCTTGAGAAGTGTTATGTTACAATGGCTAGCTATGTTACTTTATCCTCCTCTTTTCTCATTAACGCATTGCCACATAAGTAAATTTGCTGAGTTAGACACGAAGTTACTCTTAAAATTATTTGCACTATAAGTAGTCTAAGACAACAAATGAGAGGCCATGTAATCCATCGAAGCGGTTCTTCACCCCGCTTCAAGCCCTCttggagcatctccaacagaggcgTGAAACGGCACGCCATCACGTTTCAACCGCTTTTTGCCGCGCGCATCCAGCGGACGCGCCAAACCCGCGCGCGAAATAAAATTTATCCCGCGCCCGCTATCGCGGCATCCCTAGCGGAAAACTTGTTGCGTCGCTTCGCGcgcgctataaagcgccgcgtgcgcgcacACCCAACCGCCACGGAACCTTTCGCCtcaccccgccgcttccccgcgccacgcgTCGCCGCCGCTCTCCTTCCTCGCCGCCTCCGCTCGTCCATCGccaggatgccgccgcgccgccgcggatCGTCGGGCTTTCGTGGTGCTCGAGCGCGTCCAAAAGGGACATTCTACATGGAGATTCGCGCCGTCGGCTTCCGCGTCACCCTCGGCACCTTCACCATGCCGGAGCTGGCGACTCGCGCCTACGAAGCGGCCGCGTGGCGATTCCGGCGCCCACGGCGCGACCTCAACTTCCAGGACGTCgagtcgctagaggaggcggagtttctGGTGCCCGCGCCGCGCCTCGTCAGCGAGGAGGacagtcgccgccaccgccaggtgaaGCCCcgcatcgccatcgccgagcatgaCGAGGagctgatgcgccagtggagggagcAGTTCCACAGCAACGTCGACAACACGGAGGCGTTCTTCGCGGACCTCAGGGCGCAGCGTAGGTCCgccaggcgccgccgccgcgccatcgccgagttcgagctcgagaacccgaacaCGACTTGGGGCGAAAATGATCCTCGTTGGGACGACATTTTGACTGCGACGACCTCCGACGACGAGGACGAGTAGACTATTTCTATTATCTATGTATTTTCAATGTTTTTCTGGCGCTGTAGATCTTctatttaaactagtttaaatcaaaATATGTTTCCGGCGCTGCAAATTAGTGCTTCAGCTGCGAGCGCTTTTTCAGTGGACCACCCGCACTGCGAAATAGGGTGTCCGATGAAGGAAATTTCGGCGCATGGCACGCTAAGTGTTTGCAGCACGCGTGACATTGGTTTTGCAGCGGCCAGATTATTGCGTCTTCGAGATGCTCTTACAAATTAGAATGAGGCCTTACAATCCGTAGGAGTAAATGAACATATATATACATCTCATAAGCATGCACGTCGACAGAATCTAGCTAAATAAAACCAGTTGGTATTGTTTATTCAAGAAAGTAAGCAAATCCTAACCGGTAGTCATCACGAAGGATGGACCTAATAAATCAGCAGATCGCTATCGGGTAAGTAAACTGTGCTCACTTTTGACCTTGGAGCAGAGGCGGGATGCTCTGCTCGTTTCTGAAGTAGTCGGTGGGGTCGACGGCCGCCTTCACCGACGCGAGCCTCTCGAAGTTGCTCATGAAGTACTGCTCGCCCCAAACCTTGCCGCCGTCGAACGTGCTGACGTCGCCCACCACCACGTTCTGCCCGATGTCCAGGTCCCGGTAGTTCACGTACGCCTCCCTCGTGTTGTTGCTCACGTGCTTCCCCATCAACTCGTAGAAGTTGGCGAGCCAGGTAGTGGTCGCCGTGCCGTCGCCCTGCCAGAACACGATGTACTGGATGTTGAAGAGCACGCCGTTGCGGTGCGGGTACGGCGTGGCGGCGGCTGGTACGGTCCCCATGAACCCTCCGTGGGGCTCGAGGATGATCATCCCGGCTGCGTTCATCTCGAACCAGGAAATGATGTTGCTCCAGTCGAGCTTGGAGATGGCGGTCCGGACGTAGTCGGACTTGTTCTTGGTGAAGGTGCTCAGGCTCGTGTTCCGGCTGAGGAGCGCCTCCACGTCGGTGTTGCCGGAGTTGATGAAGGCCGCGGACTGGAGCCAGGTCATGGAGTGGCAGTCTGCGGTCGTCATGTTGAGCTCGGGGAACTTACTGCGCATCGTCACCGCGAGCAACCTGCACGTGCCGAGGTATAGAGCCTGGAACAGGGCTTGGTCCCTCTGCAGGATCACCCTTATGGTAAGGTCGTCGGGGAGTGATGGCCCGACTTCTTGCCATTTGGTGAGGATCTCTACGGTGCCCTGGTCAAGCGCCTTTCCGATGTTGAACACCGTGACTATGGAGGGGACTTGAACAAGCTGGACCTTCCAGGAGAGGACGATGCCGAAGCTctccccgccgccgcctcggATGGCCCAGAAGAGGTCCTCCCCCATGCCGGCCCTGTCGAGGAGATCACCGTTGGCGTTGACCAGCTTGGCGTCGATGACCTTGTCGATGGAGAGGCCATGCTTGCGCATCATCATGCCGATGGCGCCGCCGCTGAAGTGGCCGCCCACACCAATGGTCGAGCACACACCGGACGGGAACCCGAGCCGCGGGTTGTTCTTGGCGATGGTGTAGTACAGCTCCCCGACGGTCGCACCGGAGTCGACCCAGGCCGTGGACTCGAACCTGTCGACGCTCACGGTGCGGAGTTTGGCGAGGTCGACGACCCCGAACACCTCGGACCGCGCCGACCGGTACGAGAGGCCCTCGTAGTCGTGGCCGCCGCTGCGTACGCGGAGGCGCACGCCGTGCCAGCGGCCGCAGCGCACGGCGGCCTGGACGTGGGAGGCGACGGTGGGCGTCACGATGCACAGCGGCCTCACCGTAGTGTTGGTGAAGAACTTGGGGTTCCTGATGGATGAGACCAGCACGGTGGTGAAGCTGCTGGAGCCCTGCTCGAAGACGAGCTCGCTAGGTAGGTTCTCCCTTAGGCATTGGAGGAAGCCATCAGAGGAAGCCTGGGAAGGTACCGAGATCAGGTGGCATGACAAGAAGCTCACAAGGAACGCGAGTGCGAAGCCTTTGCGCATAGCCATCTTTTGCTTCTCGCAGCTAGCGAGAGTGTTGTGCTTAAACACGGCCTGGCCTAAGCTGTCTATATAGAAGAACTGCTTGGTTGTGCTACTTGCACTACTGCAGCAAAACCCGAGCTATGACCTTGCGGGGATACGCGCGAATTCATTAGCCGGCCCTAGCTTGATGCAAAAGTCTCGGTCAACGATTCCAACGGGTACGCCGTGCGCGTGGAGATTATTGATTGGATAAGAAAATAAATTGTTTATACGTGGGATCGCATCCCTAGATAGTTTGTGTGACAGGATTTAGACATGATCTTTGTGGGATATGATCTCGGAACGCTCCTGCCTCCACAACGCAGCGCGTAAAGAGTATGCACTAGTACAAGAGGTGATCCGGTTTACCGCTAAACTAATGCATATTCAATATGCGTCTAAAACATGCGCGCGACTAAAACAATTTTACAGCGCCTGATTTACTATATTTTCTGATTTACTATATTTTCGCGCGAATAGCAGCGTTTCACCATACGCGAAAAAATGCAGCGCGCGGCAGATGTcggtgcaaatttcattgaaacaTAGATCAAAATACACATGCGACAAACTAaacaagaaaacatgaaaatacgATACACTGAAAAATATTTAGTAGTCGAACTCTCGATGTCGGAGTCGCATGAACTCGACGCGGTGGACGAGAACAAATCCGCCCACAGAGGATCTTTGTCACCAATGGTGGTCGGGCCTTCCATCTGCGCCAAGATGAATGCCTTGCGTGCCCGCTTGGCTTGCCTAGCCGCCTTGCGCTCCGGCCACTGCTGCTTGAAGAACTCATTCTGGTCGACGATGTCCTGAGGGAAGTTCTCGCGCCATGCTGCTAGGGCGTGCTCGTCCGCCGTGAAAATGGTGAACCGGCACTGGCGCTGCCTCTCCTCGTTGGTGACAAGGCGTGGCGGAGGCACCAACATTCTCCGCTAGGCCACGGAGTTGACATAGCAGAGTGGACGGCCGAGCTGCCACGCCGCAGTGTCGTAGGCTCGCGCGGCCTCGTGCACGGTCTTGAACGTCTCGAGCGTCAGGCGGTAGCCGGCGGCGCGGATCTTCACGTAGAAGTTGTTCGCAGGCCGGGCGCGCACGCCACGGTAGGTGGAGGAGCTGCGGAGTGAAGGCATGTCGGCGGTGGAGAACGGTAGAGTGGCGTTTCGGTGGTGAGGCGGTTGGTCTACGCAAGCCTTTTTTTATATA
It includes:
- the LOC127315541 gene encoding AP2/ERF and B3 domain-containing transcription factor ARF14-like; protein product: MPPRRRGSSGFRGARARPKGTFYMEIRAVGFRVTLGTFTMPELATRAYEAAAWRFRRPRRDLNFQDVESLEEAEFLVPAPRLVSEEDSRRHRQVKPRIAIAEHDEELMRQWREQFHSNVDNTEAFFADLRAQRRSSI
- the LOC127314104 gene encoding berberine bridge enzyme-like Cyn d 4, encoding MAMRKGFALAFLVSFLSCHLISVPSQASSDGFLQCLRENLPSELVFEQGSSSFTTVLVSSIRNPKFFTNTTVRPLCIVTPTVASHVQAAVRCGRWHGVRLRVRSGGHDYEGLSYRSARSEVFGVVDLAKLRTVSVDRFESTAWVDSGATVGELYYTIAKNNPRLGFPSGVCSTIGVGGHFSGGAIGMMMRKHGLSIDKVIDAKLVNANGDLLDRAGMGEDLFWAIRGGGGESFGIVLSWKVQLVQVPSIVTVFNIGKALDQGTVEILTKWQEVGPSLPDDLTIRVILQRDQALFQALYLGTCRLLAVTMRSKFPELNMTTADCHSMTWLQSAAFINSGNTDVEALLSRNTSLSTFTKNKSDYVRTAISKLDWSNIISWFEMNAAGMIILEPHGGFMGTVPAAATPYPHRNGVLFNIQYIVFWQGDGTATTTWLANFYELMGKHVSNNTREAYVNYRDLDIGQNVVVGDVSTFDGGKVWGEQYFMSNFERLASVKAAVDPTDYFRNEQSIPPLLQGQK